The Arachis ipaensis cultivar K30076 chromosome B07, Araip1.1, whole genome shotgun sequence genomic interval CTGCAACTAGTAGAGCTCCTTTATATTTCCCGTACAGATGTGTCCCATCCACCTGTACGATTGGCTTGCAGCTCCTAAATGCTCTGATGCAAGGATAAAAGCTCCAAAATACCCGCGTCAGTATCCTTACCTCATGGACTACCTCATCCCCTTGGTATGCTGGTGCATTTTCAATCTCGACTGCTGCTGATGGATCTTTTTGTACCATTGCTTCAAACCACGACGGCAAAGCTTCATAAGAAGCTTCCCAACCACAAAAAAAGTTTGCAATTGCCTTTTGCTTCGCGAGCCATGTTTTGCAGTAACTTGTCGCAGTGCATTTGCCACATCTGCTACGTTAGACTCAACTATTATATCATCTTCACCCACTTCTTCAGTTGGACCAACAATATGGTAGGTGCCCTCAAATTCCTCTTCGCTTTCACTGTTATAAACAGTCCAGTCGATGTTAGCCTCCGGTAAATCAACCTCAACtaatttttcaaactcaacatacaattCGAGAATAGACACTTGTGCCCGTGTTTGTTGGTAGATCGAAAACATTCCTTGCATACTTCCTTCGTCAACCACATTCATCATTTGAAACTGAACGAAACCACCGAACACTAAAACAGGCtgtctataaaaaatattaacgACTCTCTTTAATACTTGATTATCACCACATTGACAAAGTATGCTCTTAAATTCCTCGTATGTTATTGCAAAAGGAATAACAATATCACGTGGATTCTCACAAACAAAACTCACACCCTCAGATGTTTGGGGAAAGATTTGACCATTATAATACATTTTCAAACTAATACCTCTCTCCATTTTTATACTTTTACATtctcaaaaaaataaaacactCTCACACTCAATCAACCTAATACCATTCCTCCTTTTATAGTACctcaattataattttttatttacgaAAATACAATACGCAATTTGCGGATTAACAATACGCAATTTGTGTTTATGCAATTCGCAGTCTGTGGATTGACAATACGCAGTCTGTGTATTGACAATACGCAGACTGTGTATTGTCCCTTTAATATTAAAAAACACAATACGCAGACTGTGTATTGTtccttaaatattataaaattacaaTCCGCCCTTTGCGTATTGTCCTCATGGCTGTGGCAGACAGAATCTGCTCCTGACAATTCGCAGAGTGCGAATTCTCCCGCCGTCATAGTTTTGCAAAACACCCACACTTCCAATATTGAGGCATTACACCAGATTttttacaataacaaaaaaaaatgaacctGGATGAGAAGCTTCAATGACATTTTCGAAAAGCTcgtaactctttttttttttaaataaaaaagcttAAATAAGTTTTTGATTCGTAgaaatgtttttattttattttattttgttttaaattttactagattaaaacaaaaaaacacaTAATTTTCTAAGACCAAAATCTTATTTCACAAAAAAATGTAGTCAGGAAAGAGAAAATTAATTGGAGTTGTTTCTAAATTTAGACACGTGACTCAAACGCTTTTTAGCCTAATAATCTAGTCTCACATCTTTCCGACGTCACATGCAGTCACAACCAAAGTAGTTCAATAGTTACGAGTGACAATGAGTAGGGTAGAATAGATTTTGGATCCAAATTCTAATTCTATCTGCGAattgaaatttttatataaattcaatcttattttatcttaaaatttttgtataaattaaatcctacttttttttttcaggtTGAGAATATTTCAATTTTGCCAATGAGtgatagttcaaatggcatagtctccccatactcaattaagaggttgcgggttcgagtctcttatctttggtaaaaaaaaaaagaatatctcAATTTTAACCCTACCTGCTCTTAATTCGTGTGTATCCGATCCTATCTGCAGGTTATcaaaaaaatacaatattattatataacttgatgataatttaaaatagaactgacttttatatataaaaaaaatgtattaaattatcaattaatgatcttctcTTAGTGGCTAAAGATTTTTTgtatttagtgagaggtctttaaTTCAACATCCATTTTAAACATATTATTTAAAacgaatttatatatatataaatataattatgtgGAAATTCAGTTGCAGTCGACTTCAcgctgtaacagcccagaccacccgctagcacgatattgtccgctttagcACACAAGGCTTCACAGTTTTGTTCTttacgatagggatgatagtcgaaaccccccacactcactcgtcaagaAAGGGAGAGGTatcacacccttataaggcatgcttcgtttcccTTAACTAAATGTGAAATCGACTGTAGCTGAGTTTTCACCTTTtcttttatcaatttaaaagtttAAGTGAAGTAATTTGATCACAAAAGGACAGCTTAAAGCTGCTCAAGAGGCTTTCTTGAagggaaaaaaaattgaaaagaagaaaaaaaataaaaaggatatcccaaagtagaaaaaaaaaaccCCTCTCTTTTCGAAGATTTGAACTCTTCAACTCAGTTTCTTCCACTTCTTAAATCCTTACCCAGCTTCCCTACTCTTTAATTAGCTTGTTACTACTCCCACAATctcaatccttttttttttttggatctgTTGAGCTTAGACGTAGAATTATTAGAAATTATGCATTGTAGATTATATTCATAAAActttatattattataaaatcATTTGAAATACTCTTTTGAGTTAGTTATTTGTATATATTGATTACAAATAAGGTTTATAATAAGTATCATGAAAAGCTGCTCCTAATGCAAATTTTGTGTTGTCTTTAGAAATTATGTATAATAACACACCAAGTTTTGAATGATTCACTACTCAGCCTTTCCAATAATAATCAGTAATTATATATGAAAAAAGCATGTGTTAGAATTCATGACTTATTAACTAAcgaatttaaaaaaaagtttaggTTAGAGTTTATTTTTATGACAAAttagaataataataatgatagaaATTTAAAATAAAGGAGCATAAAATAATAAGATCACGTGACTTGTTCTTTATTTCTTACTCTTGGGCTTCGCTTCCTCATATAGTAGTTATATACactatatattaataatttattatacaGTGTGAACATATAAGAAAgaggagtgctacacatacaagtcatttttgtttacaagtcttacaagttgggctTAACACGCGCGTTACTGAACCatcttcgcgtgtttcatcttcgTTTCCTTTtttacgaaaaagaagaagaagagacacagagaaagaacaagaagaagaagaggaagaggaagcacggagaaataagaagaagaaaaagaggcacaaaaaaaaacgtgaaaacggcgtgaatataaatgacttgtatgatttgtatggaaaagcgttctctctttgccttcgatctccttctgttttttttttttattttcatagtttctgaaatcaagctttgaaattgttttgaagatgatagaacttcagaaatacacccgaacgattacaaaaatacactcaaacgattacagaaatacattcaaagaattacagaaatacacccaaatagttacagaaataaaccaaacgattacagaaatacacttaAAGGATTATATAAATACAccaaaaggatttaagaaatacatccAATATAGGAGGAGACAATATAtttctttttgaaattttttaatgttttgctggttaaggatgaagcacatgacagagacaatctaaaaaaaaatatagaagaacacgagagagaaaaattacgaaaaagaaaaaaaagagacacaaagaaagaagaaagcaCAAAAAAAACATAAAACGATGTAAATATAAATGACTTATATGACTTGTATTAAAAATCACTTGTATACGGAGAATTACTCTATAAAAAATTCATCATTTTAAAGGTCAACCAAAACCCGTTGTAGTCATTTTAGTTTAAATGCTATATTATTTGTCATTAATAATACAAATATACCATCCAATAGCGAAGATTATTAAATCAATATAAAAACCCTGAATTAGGTCTTGTCATGGTTCAATTAAGTaagttttatttataaaaatttaaatatatgaaaaagtattatttgattgaaaaatatttaatcTGTAATAATtttggaagaagagaaaaattgACAAATATATACAAGAAAGAATGTGAACATAATCTGATAAAGATCACACTATGCATGTTGTATGCTATTATTATAGTAATTATAAATGATTCGATGGTTAGCAACAATGCATGTGGCCAAATTATTAAACTAAAGTTTGACTTAGCAATACCTAAGCTCTAAGGAAACAACATACTTTAGCATCATCAATTGTTATGCAGTTTTTTTTTGTCTTATAAAAATCTTAAGCTAGCATATATTTTGNNNNNNNNNNNNNNNNNNNNNNNNNNNNNNNNNNNNNNNNNNNNNNCTCTAATTTGAATGAATAATATAAATGTatagaattattatatataaGGTGAGAATGAGGGCTGCATGAGCATGGCTGCCAGAGTAACAGTTATCATGCATGCTTTCATGGCGTAAGAATCGGTTAATGATGACATCATCAATTCATTTAATATGAACTAAGCAACAACGTCACCCCAAAAAATAATGCAAAACCTTATCATTTTCTGATAatttaaacagaaaaataatatttttgcatCACTTTTTTCATGTatcattatataaaaaaaatgcatattTTTTTATTGGCTACAATATTTCTTAATTCAATAGATTATTAAAGATTAATTTTATGTAGATTTGAGTTTTATCTAACATTTTGTTGTTGGTTAATATATAAaggggtaagtacgattttggttcctAAAGTTTTGTGCTAGAATCGAAATTGTCCCTCttctaattttggatttaaaatcgtccttaacgtttttttcgtattaaaatcgtccttttgattttttttggacaaaaataccctcactaCTACCAACATAATTACTTCTtttaccatcaccaccaccaactGCCACTCCACCACCattatcaacatcatcatcaccatcatcatacgcgttttcttttttttttttaattttataatttttattattaaaataggaataggggtagtttaggaataaaacaaaaaattttatttaaaaggacgattttaatacgaaaaaaaaaactttaaagactattttaaatccaaaattagaaGAGGGACGATTTCAATTCTGGCACaaaactttagggaccaaaatcgtacttaccctATATATAAACTAGTAGAATTTAAACATTCAACACTTAATTAAACGAACAAATGAATTAATTATTtcacaaattaaatttaaattagttaaaATGATCCGTATACAAGAACACTCTAGAATAACTCTTGAAGCTAAGCACTGCAACTTGAGATTTTCAAAGGAATTCTGTTATTACATAGGAAAGAatcttattaattaaatattaactatGTCAAAAGGAATTCACTTGATAATTACGTGAATTACTTACTAACTACATGCTTTCTTTTTTTAAATGCATGGGTGTTTGACATTTCTATTTAGAGTGTACCAAATTGAAGGAATAGATTAAAATTTGTGGTATAACATTATTCATTTCTTTTATTATCAGTCACAGTGCATCATACACACATGTGAGCCAGTGATGAGTTGACTCAAATCACATTGACTTttcactttctttcttctttttgaatAGAAAGTGAATGAATGTATATGCATGGTACATGAGAGAAGCGCGTTGAATCCATAAAATCTGGATCCTAATTAACGTTCCTTAAATTTGTTGAAGTCAAAATCATTTGTGAAATTATTAAGTACTGTACGTTTTTGCCAACAAGTTATTTAAATGCTTCTCTATATATAAGGGTACAATCATGCCTCATTCTTCTCATCTAATCAACAAGAATCTTGCCTCAATTATCATCATTTTATAACTTAGTTCAATCTTGAGGACATATAATATGAAGGTAATTAAGGGAATCTCTTAAATTAATTATCGTTTCattgaatttctttttcttttttttccctacTATTTCAATTCtagaaaaaatttatcttttcatGATGAATATACATATAATGGTTTGCAGCAAAAGATTGTGATTGAGGTGCCATTAAACTGTACCAAATGCAAGAAGAAGGTCTTGACCATATGCACCACTGCAGAAGGTATCACATACAACACAATTCTTTtttttacttatatatatgttgtttaatataatatatatttaaatttcaattatatatataaataaaatcttcatataaaaatattttcaattattGAATATGTTGATCTGTATCATACATAGGTGTGACGGCAGTTAAGTTTATAAGAGATGGTAAAGATCGAGTGGAGATTATAGGAGAAGGAGTTGATGCAGCTGAAGTGACACAAGATTTGAGGAACAAGCTTAAGTTTGCTAAACTAGTTAATGTGTCCAAGCTTGATTAGACTCATGTATGTCTGGTATATTAGTATAATCTCAACTTCATTGCCAACCTTAATTAGTGGCTTCATTCTATATCTTATATTATTTTGTTCGTTTATgatattttcatcttcttcttccaattGATATAGCCGTGAGCTTAGATTCTGAAGTGTGAAGTGTAATATTGTAACAACATGAAATGTAAATCGTCTAATGTTACGTTCATATATATGTTTATTAAAAGGGTGATCTCTTTTTATTAACATTCATTTAAATTGTTGTAAAAGCAGACATAACAGATGTGAGAttgaacaagaaaatatgaaagcATGAAGCAAACTTTTCAAGTAATGTTACATTTTTTTTCCCCAAAAAACCAAGATATATGGAAATGCATTTTTATTACTTGTGGCAACAGGACAGGTTGGGTAAGAGCATATTTTTGTCCTATCTAACTCTACCTCGTCTTTTAGCTAATGGTTTGTATAGAATTTGTTCTCTGTTCTGCTCTTATCTGTGAATAGTAAAAATTTATACCCTAATCTATCTTATCGCTACATgtctttattaattattaaaatttaacaaataaaattaaattttaaaatttatttaaccataattatatACATTATATAAATTAActtaaaaataatacaatatcTANNNATTTGTGCATAGTCACTACTCACCAtgtgactaattttttttatatgaaaaaagatTGTGCGTGATTTATCATCCTGAATAACTAGTATGtttttctttgatatggattttattattttttatttttttctgataGATGCTATtttttctttactcttacttCTACTCTTCTTTAAACTCTTAGTCTTTCAGTCACAGCCGGTGATAAATGGGAATACCCAATTCTTTTGTACTTCTTTATggaaacacttttattttatattaataaaataatatttatttttgaaaaaaaaaataacaaatcggACCTTTAGAtttagagaaatagaaaaatctAAGGGTCAAATTTTATAGTGCACAAATAAAAAAGTTCGATGTgttgaaataaatttttttattataaaacaaaTCGAAGGATccgaattaaaatttaaaattttttaatattaaaatacaaatttgaGAGTGACCATTATTTAAAAACATCATTGGAAgcccaataaaaaaaatattaaaataaaaagcgtCACCATCCTCTCCAAATTTCTAAGAACTATATATTGAATGGCATATGGGCATATTCTGTTATAGCTGCTGCAGTTCAATTCGTCTTTGTTGTTTCCTAATTAATTGGAAATTTCTCTGCTTCCTTGGCGGAACAATTATTTCTTTTCGGGTACATAGCAATATAGAAGACTATGCTCTTCAATAAACATGGAATTTTGATCTTGATCCCTATCATGTCCGTTTTCTATGCAATAATTCAAGATTTGATTTATGTAAAACCACTTTGTTTAGCATCCCGAAAACGTTAATTACATTGCTTGTCCCCCCAAAAAATCGTTATTCAATATAAGAATTGATACCATAGGTAAAAAGTAATCTTTATATGTAATGATAACATGATATAAGTACTTTTTATAAGATAATATTTAGTACTCCAAAAAAAGATTTTAATTGAGTTATTACTCTTAAATCATTTAGAATCATATATGATCGCATTACTTTCAAGTATAATAGTGGAGAAATAAAGTTTATCACTCTTGATTATCATAAAAAATCAGCCATTTAGTCACTTAATTANNNNNNNNNNNNNNAGAATATTTCcatgttaattatttattaacatAATAATATACTATCAGATAATTAGTTGTTTACTATAtaagaaaattaatttttccaTACATAATTTCAAATCAAGTGTTATTTCAAATTTCATTATTTAAAAAATCTCTActaaaaaataaatctttttttttttaaaaaaaggaaaaaactaaAATCAGCAGAATCAGCTTCCGAAGTCCACCAACCAAAGCTGCCACTTGCTGTGGCGAACGAACTCAGCTAACAAAGACAAAGCTCCCAACTTTGCTTGAAACCTCAATTCTCATACTTTCGAACCCTAATTTCACACCCCCATTCTTCAAATTCCACAATTTACTTCCAATAGAACCCCAACATTCAAagaaaggagaaatttttttccTTTATATTGTGTTTTCTGTTCTGTTCTTATTCGCTTTTATTTTTCCCAATTTTTCTAGGTTGTTGCATAACATAACCTTCTTTTTGGTTGCATATCATAACAATTTAGATATATTTGTTTTGATTCATTTGGGAAGTTTTTCAAGTTGTTTCGcatcaaaatttgattttgattagTGGGGTGttcttaagtttttatttttgttatgaaATTTGTTTGGGGATGGCACTTGAATCATTGGTTATCGGTCACAAAGTGTTCCTCACCGGCTGTTCTAGATTACCTTATATTGCACACTACAATCGCACAAAGAGAGTTCCAATCAGAGTTGTTTCCACAAAAGATAGATACCCTTCTTGTCCCTTGGTGTCAAATTGTTTTGACCCTTGTAGTTTTGGAAGCTTTTTTATGGTTTCTAGTTATACGAAAGATGATAGAAGGTTGTTTGGTAGAGCTAGCTTGAGGTGTTTGGCAAGTAGTGGCAATGACTGTTTTCAAGAGAAAAATGCTGTTTCCAaagtgaatttgaattttgtaaagggattgatgaagagtggggTGATTCTGGCTGCAGCAGTTTGtggggttttggtgtttggatgcCCGCGAGTTTCCGCCGTCGAAGGTGTAGTGAATGCTGGTTATGGTGTTATTGGACAGAGCATACTCTTGCTTAGGAACACTTGGCCTAAGGTCTTGCAGGTTCTTCGTATATTTAAGGAGCAGGGGTTGATATTAGCAATCCTTTTGGGGCTCTCAGCATTCTTCTCTATGGCAGAGACTTCAATTACTACACTTTGGCCTTGGAAGGTATGTTCCCTTCTCTATCTGTTTGCTTCTCACATTATGATTTATTTGGTTTTCATTTATGCGATATATGGTTCTAGAAGTTATTGAGCTACATGTTTGGCAAGATTTGACACAAGAACACAATATTAGGTATACATTACTTTATATGCATCTCTTTGTGCCAATGTCAAAAACCTAAGGCCACAAATGTAGGAGGCAAAGTGGAGCTTAAGTAACTTGGAAGCCATTGGAGTAGAATGCTAGTTAAAGTCTATCAAAATATCAATATTTGATTGTATTACTGGTTTGGCTGTATAGTTTATGAATGAATACAACAGTGCCTCTTAACTGTCTGAAGAGGGCATATAGTTCTTTTTATATGAATGCCTTTTTTTATCATAAGATTTTTTTATTCCTTTTGAACACTGTTTCTGCTTGTGGTTTGAGCTTTGAAGTCTGATCATTGTTGATGACAATATCTAAGGTTCGTGAATTGGCTGAAAAAGAGTCAGAAAATGGCGTCTTCAGATTGCTTCGGAGTGATGTTACTCGGTTTCTTACAACAATACTTATCGGCACAACGTATTTCCCCCTCATTGTTCTTAGTAGTGATAAATATCCATTTTCTTTAGTCTTAGTTATGATATATTTTTAATGTTAGGCTATTATGTTGTACTCAGTGTTGTGAATATTGCGGCAACTGCCTTGGTTACAGATGCTGCAACAGCAATGTTTGGGGAAGCTGGTGTCAGTGCAGCAACAGGAGTGATGACtgtatgtttatttatttatttattctttcttCAATGTTTGAGGAATCTTTCCCAGGATTCCAAACGAGCTTAAATGGTTTTTATGCATAGATCTGATAATAGGAAACTCATATCCTCCGGGTCCATTCTTTCACTATGCCTACTCACTGTACTTTAAACTAGTTAACTGTTGATTacaaactaatttttcaaaattctataAAAATCAAAGGAAAAAACTTCTTTGTGTAAAGGATTGGATGCTATATTCAAAAACCGTCTCTTATTCATGTTTCCTCTTACTTCTTTTTAAGTATAATATCTGTAAATGCACCTTGTTTTGCGCTCCTTTTTCCCTCATAACATCtcattgtttcttttttttttttttgtttcttttgtaaCTAAACAAGGTTGCAATTTTGCTTCTCACTGAAATCACTCCAAAAAGTATAGCAGTGCATAATGCCACAGAGGTGGCTCGGTTTGTGGTATGTTGTAAATTTTTTGCCCTTTCTTCTATAATCTTTGTGAGCAGAAATGTTCCTGATTTAAGCATTTGTGTTTATTTTGCATGTTTTctgttttcatgcttcttttcaaattctttctaTAACAAATATTGATTATAATGTCTTTAGGTCAGGCCAGTGGCATGGCTTTCCTTGGTATTGTATCCTGTGGGGAGAGTTGTTACTTATCTTTCAATGGGGATGCTGAAAATGCTCGGCTTAAAAGGAAGAAGGTCTGCTTGAAAGATATCTAGGAAttaatcttttcttatcatattgTATCTATTACTTCTTTTACGTCTTTTTGAAGTTTCGTGACATCTAATCTTAGTTTGTATGCAAAATTTTAGTCCCTTCGTCACAGGAATGGTGTTCTTTTATTTGCATCTATACTCCATGATAACTCCATTTGACTTTTAATCTGGAAATTATGATATTTCTGAAACGGCATGCACACTTGTTGGAGCAATCATTGTCGACAATAGACTAAACCATCATTGTTTACTTTACCAGTGAGCCTTATGTAACTGAAGAGGAACTAAAATTGATGCTAAGGGGTGCAGAATTAAGTGGGGCAATAGAGGAAGAGGAACAGGTAATGGATTTTGGGTTTAATATTCTAATTGCACTTTGGTCCATTTTTTTCCCTCAAAATTCAGTCTTTTCCCATTTATAtgatgagtatatatatataattacaggatatgattgaaaatgtATTGGAAATAAAAGACACACATGTGAGAGAGGTTATGACGCCACTTGTTGATGTTGTTGCAATTGATGGAAGTTTAAGCCTTGTAGATTTTCATCATTTGTGGGTCACACATCAGTACTCGAGGTATTTAATTATTCTCGGCCTTCAAATTTGCAATGATAGTTCAAACTACAAAGAGTTTTGTTACCAATGTGGTAACTGGATATGTTTAATAGGGTACCTGTTTTTGAGCAACGTGTTGATAATATAACGGGAATAGCATATGCAATGGATCTGTTGGATTATGTTAAGAAGGTTGGGAGATTTTCTCTCTTACTTATTGTTAATTATAAGTGCTTTGCCTATTAATGTTATCCCCCAATCTCATAGTTTGCAGAATTATAATCTGTTTGGTTTTGAAGGGCGATTTGCTAGAAAGTACTACAGTTGGAGATATGGCTCACAAGCCTGCATATTTCGTACCCGGTAACTTATTCTATCTTGTGTTCGCACAAAATATACTAGAGGTGATAGACACAAACAAGTTCAGTAGGTTTAATCATATGATTTAATTTTGAACCGTCTTTACATTTTAAATTCGGTAGTTCATTTGAAATTATATTATGACTTCGTGCTATATTTGCTTATAACATTTTGAGTGTTATGAAAATGGTAGTTGAGATGTAAATCTCATCCTTAGTGTAAATCAGTCAATTTGTGGTTTTATGAAGCTATTGGGTTATGTTTGATAGCAACACACTTATATCTGTTTTATTGATTTAGAGTGTTTGGTGAATACATTCTTATTAGTTGTTACTGGTATTTTCAGATTCAATGTCCGTTTGGAATCTTCTTAGAGAGTTCCGAATCAGGAAGGTTCACATGGCTGTTGTACTTAATGAGTATGGCGGAACTGTGGGGGTATGTGCACACAACTCCCGAATCCAGCCAACCCCAATACATACTCTCTCTAATCTGCATATAAGTTCTAGAAGTCTTCACCTTGTGATGCTTACGGaatctatatatatatttctatttACAGATTGTAACTCTTGAAGATGTTGTTGAGGAAATTGTTGGTGAAATCTTTGATGAAAATGACTCAAAGGTAAGGCTTAGTATAAGTCATTGCACTCGATTCAGATATTAGTGGCTTATTACGCATTTCTCGCATTATATGTAGGCTATTATTAGCCTTTAGCTTTTTGTAGTTCTTACTTGTTTAAATCTTTATGGCCACAACTCTTTGCTGCTTAATGATGAGATGCTGATTTACCATAAGAAAACTTCTTTATGTACTTTCGGGGTGATTCTACAGGAGGAGATTCAGAAAAAAACTGGTTACATAGTAATGCGAGCTGAGGGCGTATTTGACGTTGATGCAAACACATCTATTGATCAGCTCTCTGAAGATTTGAACATCAAGATGCCAGAGGTTCTTTACTTTTGTTTTACATATTTATCTTCAGCATCTCAACTTGTTAATAGGTCTAAAACAAAAGATTAAATAGTTTGGGGATTTCACATTAGAACTTAGAATATAATTGGTATGAACCAATTCTTTTAAAAGCTTAAACtattatttttttggtgactaaagcTTAAATGTGCTTATTAGCAGTATGGTAAATCTGTTTTAGAATTTCAGGTCTCTTAATATATATAAGTTGCTGCTACTATTTCAGGGTCATCAATACGAGACAGTGTCAGGCTTTGTATGCGAAACATTTGGATACATCCCAAGGACAGGTGAATCGATCAAAGTGTCTCTTGAAcgagaagatgaagatgatgataatgaggagaCCAAGTCTGACAACCAGGACTCGAAAGAGAAGAACCAGATTTTTAAACTCGAGGTAATCAATTTGTTGCTGCCTGAAGATTCTCACTCAAAATCTTAGCTTGTGTTTATCGAATTTAGAGTGTGTGGAAATAAGCAAGTTCAATGATACTGCAAAACTATAGTAATTTTTTTCACCCGGTAGGTCTATTTTGCAACTATTTTGTATTTTGCTGCAGATACTAGCTGGAAATGCCAGAAAAGTGAGCGCTGTTCGGTTCGAAAGGATAAATGGTGAGGATGAGATGCTGGAGGCCAAAGAAGTAACTCACTTTGTCCCTAAAATTGTGAAGAGAAAATGGAATAATGGTGAGGACTCGGACGATGCAGATTACGATGGAGATGCATTTGCGAAGAGACCGCAGCACGAGA includes:
- the LOC107608537 gene encoding heavy metal-associated isoprenylated plant protein 47 yields the protein MKQKIVIEVPLNCTKCKKKVLTICTTAEGVTAVKFIRDGKDRVEIIGEGVDAAEVTQDLRNKLKFAKLVNVSKLD
- the LOC107609168 gene encoding putative DUF21 domain-containing protein At3g13070, chloroplastic; the protein is MALESLVIGHKVFLTGCSRLPYIAHYNRTKRVPIRVVSTKDRYPSCPLVSNCFDPCSFGSFFMVSSYTKDDRRLFGRASLRCLASSGNDCFQEKNAVSKVNLNFVKGLMKSGVILAAAVCGVLVFGCPRVSAVEGVVNAGYGVIGQSILLLRNTWPKVLQVLRIFKEQGLILAILLGLSAFFSMAETSITTLWPWKVRELAEKESENGVFRLLRSDVTRFLTTILIGTTVVNIAATALVTDAATAMFGEAGVSAATGVMTVAILLLTEITPKSIAVHNATEVARFVVRPVAWLSLVLYPVGRVVTYLSMGMLKMLGLKGRSEPYVTEEELKLMLRGAELSGAIEEEEQDMIENVLEIKDTHVREVMTPLVDVVAIDGSLSLVDFHHLWVTHQYSRVPVFEQRVDNITGIAYAMDLLDYVKKGDLLESTTVGDMAHKPAYFVPDSMSVWNLLREFRIRKVHMAVVLNEYGGTVGIVTLEDVVEEIVGEIFDENDSKEEIQKKTGYIVMRAEGVFDVDANTSIDQLSEDLNIKMPEGHQYETVSGFVCETFGYIPRTGESIKVSLEREDEDDDNEETKSDNQDSKEKNQIFKLEILAGNARKVSAVRFERINGEDEMLEAKEVTHFVPKIVKRKWNNGEDSDDADYDGDAFAKRPQHEISSEYIDDQENSDRD